GATAGTCTCGGTGTGACGCTCAGCATGCCGGACGACCGGGCCAATTAACTTCGCTCCCACACGCCCCCGCCCGATGTACTTTACCAGTGTCTGGAAAAACAACAAAAGAACCGGCACAGGCAATAGATTGCCGAAAACGGCCAGCAAGAAAACAACATGCCATTCAAGGCGGAATAACCCGATACCTGCCGGAATAGCGCCGCGCAGCTCAACCAGCGGCAAAGCGGCTATAACGATAACCAGCAGTTCACCGGGTACGTCAAGCAGCCGAATTAATTCATCAACCAATCAGCAATACCCGCCTCGGTTTGATATTCTCCCCCTGCCGGTCATTCCACTAAAAGGGTACTCTCAGACAGTTTCCTTCCTCTGATATTATAAGTGTTCTCACAATTATAACCTACTGCTTGATTATATTCTCCTTTGCTGGTTAATGGAAATCAGAAGAATGGAGCGTGTAGAAATAATCAATCCGTTAATCGTCAACGTATGCTAGCGTATTTCCTTTGAAACAGGTAATAAGTTGAGGGAGACATATGTAAATTCTGCCACAAACTGACGTCACAAAATAGCATGGAGGGCAAAATAGCCGATGAACGCAATTACGAGGTTCTTAAACAAATTGCCCAGAAGCGTGAAAATGAACCAGTTAGCCGGTGGAAACTTCAGCGCTCCCAGAGCCAGAGTCAATGGCAGGTGAAACGGGTTCGGTACGGCTGATACCAGGAAGACAGCGAATGAGCCGTGCCTTTCTACCCACTCTAAAATCCTGCGATAGGAACGCGCTTCACTTCTGGAAGTGAGCCTTTCTGAAATATGCTTCCCTCCGTAGCCAATCATGAAAGTCGGTAGTTGTCCCAGACTGGCCCCGGTAGCCGACACTGTGCCGATAAACACCGGCGCAAGTATTCCCCACTCTGAGGATAGAGTATCTGAGAGAAGGAGTACCGGCAGGTAGTAGGGTATCGGTATGAAAGTAACGCTAACAACGCTGGCAGAAATGAATGATACTGCGAATACTCCAACAAGGCTGTAGCCACCGATATTGGCAATACCCGCCAGATAGTCTCTATAAAGGAGCGCAAACGCAGCAAGGCCAATGGAGACGAGCAAGCCCAGGAATCCAATAACGGTCTCTTTTTTTGGCACTGGCAGTTACTCCTTCTATCCCACCCATCAATTCCTGTTCATTGTTGACCGGTCATTCCTCACTGCCTGCTTTATTCCTTTTTTCGAAGTCTAAGCTTCCGTTTAAATATCACTTCTTTCCACTCAGCAGAGATAGCCAGTTTACGCAGGAGAGCCGGCCAGTCCCTACCGTTCCTGAGAGTGAGGAGGAGGGTTAGAACCAGTGAATAAATGATAAGACTGGCATCCACACCGAAAGCCCACAGGATTAGAGGCAGCGGGAGCAGACCCACTCCGACGGAGAAGCCAAAATTCCTGGTCAGTAGAGCCGTCACCGCCATGATAAAGAAGCTGATGGAAAACTCAACGGGCACGAGGGCAAAAAAGACACCCAGGGTAGTAGCCGCGCCGCCGCCTCCCCTGAGACCGAGGAAGAGCGACCACATGTGCCCGGCAACGGCGGCAATGCCACAGATGAGGACGATTATCTGGTCTGTTCCCAGCCATCGGGCTACGAGCACTGCCAGAAGACCTTTACCAAGGTCCAACAGCAGAACAGCCAGGTCAGGGATTATTCCCACCTCCCGCATAACATTAGCGGTGCCGGGGTTACCATCACCTAACTGCCGGATATCTGCGCCTTCTAACAGGCGCGTGACGATATAGGCAAAAGGAATTGAGCCAAGCAAATAAGCTATGGCGATTGCCGGAATCCCCACTGCCGTCATCGAAGTGTCCTGATTACCATCTTCATTCAGACCATCGAAATTTATGTGTCTTACCTGACTTCAGCGTCATAGACCTTACCCTGTCCCCCATCCACCCTGACCCTTTGCCCGTCACGGAGTCGCCGTGTGCCGTCGGTAGTGCCCATCACTGCCGGGATGCCGTATTCGCGGGCTACGATAGCGGCATGAGAGGCCGCCCCACCGGTATCGACGACCACTGCCGCTGCCCGCTGGAACAGGGGCGTCCAGGCGGGATTGGTATACGGCGCTACCAGTATCTCACCACGACGCAAACGGCTGAACTCGGAGGTCTGGCGTATGATGCGCACCGCTCCCTCAACCACACCCCGCCCGGCAGGAGAACCAGAGACCAGCGCGTCACCCTCGTACCCGCCCTGGCGAAAGAGCCGCGGGTCTACCAGCGGGGTCTCTTTAAGGGCAGCACGTTTGCTTTTACGCCTTCCAGCCGCGGCGCGCAGCTTCCCGGCAAGGTCGGAGGAGGGCGGACATGACTCCCTCAATGCCTCAAGCTCACTCATCGTAAGGTGAAATATATCTTCCTCAATAGCCAGTATTCCGGCACCGGCCAGTCGGCGTCCCATTTCCAGAAACGTCTGTCTCATAACCGGTAATGGCAGCGCAGCATAGAAGCGGGTGTCCTCACGGATAGCGGTAAAGCAGCGTGCCTCCTGGAGTAAGGTCAGAAAATGACGGCGCAGTGGGGGTAAGCGCAGTACGGGGTGGCGCAACACTTCATCCCGCGCCTTCTCCCAGGGCAGTCTTTCAGCCCTTGGTGCTGGCTCCGTCCGGGCTAACTCCTTGATGATGCCCAGCACTATCTCCGGTGATTCTTTCCAGGTAGGCTGGTAAATCAACAGCAAGGACCCGGTCTCCCGGTGGCCGTAACAATCAAGGAAAGCATCAAACCGGGAAAGAAGATCTCGTCCCCGTGGCGCAGCCTCAAGCTCCGCTCGCAATTCCGGAGCGTCATGTTCCGCGAAAATGGCGGAAAGAGCGGGATCTCCCCTCACCAGTGACGCCAGGTCTTCCAGCGCCTGGTTGGTCTCCAGGGTCTTCGTCTGGACTCCCGAGATGAGCGCGGAAAAACGCTTGCTGTGACCCAGGAACATCATCTCCAGGCGCAGACGGATGATAGCCAGTGCCGCCCGTGGCACGTAACGGCGGCGCAACTCTCCCAGAAACGGAGAGATTATTGTCATGGAATCGCGCACCGTCG
The nucleotide sequence above comes from Dehalococcoidales bacterium. Encoded proteins:
- a CDS encoding glycerol-3-phosphate acyltransferase: MTAVGIPAIAIAYLLGSIPFAYIVTRLLEGADIRQLGDGNPGTANVMREVGIIPDLAVLLLDLGKGLLAVLVARWLGTDQIIVLICGIAAVAGHMWSLFLGLRGGGGAATTLGVFFALVPVEFSISFFIMAVTALLTRNFGFSVGVGLLPLPLILWAFGVDASLIIYSLVLTLLLTLRNGRDWPALLRKLAISAEWKEVIFKRKLRLRKKE
- a CDS encoding small multi-drug export protein, translating into MVDELIRLLDVPGELLVIVIAALPLVELRGAIPAGIGLFRLEWHVVFLLAVFGNLLPVPVLLLFFQTLVKYIGRGRVGAKLIGPVVRHAERHTETIEKYERIGLMIFVAIPLPWTGAWTASMLASLLGITFRRAFFSVAAGVIISGAIVTTLVLLGWIGAVIAGLALITLAIISLTKM
- a CDS encoding VTT domain-containing protein, which gives rise to MPKKETVIGFLGLLVSIGLAAFALLYRDYLAGIANIGGYSLVGVFAVSFISASVVSVTFIPIPYYLPVLLLSDTLSSEWGILAPVFIGTVSATGASLGQLPTFMIGYGGKHISERLTSRSEARSYRRILEWVERHGSFAVFLVSAVPNPFHLPLTLALGALKFPPANWFIFTLLGNLFKNLVIAFIGYFALHAIL